In Erigeron canadensis voucher CCANA20171209 chloroplast, complete genome, one DNA window encodes the following:
- the rps14 gene encoding ribosomal protein S14 yields MAKKSLIQREKKRQKLEQKYHLIRRSSKKEISKVRALSDKWEIYGKLQSPPRNSAPTRLHRRCFSTGRPRANYRDFGLSGHILREMVHACLLPGATRSSW; encoded by the coding sequence ATGGCAAAAAAAAGTTTGATTCAGAGGGAAAAGAAGAGGCAAAAATTGGAACAGAAATATCATTTGATTCGTCGATCCTCAAAAAAAGAAATCAGCAAAGTTCGAGCGTTGAGTGACAAATGGGAAATTTATGGAAAGTTACAATCCCCACCGCGGAATAGTGCACCTACACGCCTTCATCGACGTTGTTTTTCAACAGGAAGGCCAAGAGCTAACTATCGAGACTTTGGACTATCCGGACACATACTTCGTGAAATGGTTCATGCCTGTTTGTTGCCAGGGGCGACAAGATCGAGTTGGTAA
- the psaB gene encoding photosystem I P700 apoprotein A2 — MALRFPRFSQGLAQDPTTRRIWFGIATAHDFESHDDITEERLYQNIFASHFGQLAIIFLWTSGNLFHVAWQGNFESWVQDPLHVRPIAHAIWDPHFGQPAVEAFTRGGALGPVNIAYSGVYQWWYTIGLRTNEDLYTGALFLLFISAISLIAGWLHLQPKWKPSVSWFKNAESRLNHHLSGLFGVSSLAWTGHLVHVAIPASRGESVRWNNFLDVLPHPQGLGPLFTGQWNLYAQNPDSSSHLFGTSQGAGTAILTLLGGFHPQTQSLWLTDMAHHHLAIAFIFLIAGHMYRTNFGIGHSMKDLLDAHIPPGGRLGRGHKGLYDTINNSIHFQLGLALASLGVITSLVAQHMYSLPAYAFIAQDFTTQAALYTHHQYIAGFIMTGAFAHGAIFFIRDYNPEQNEDNVLARMLEHKEAIISHLSWASLFLGFHTLGLYVHNDVMLAFGTPEKQILIEPIFAQWIQSAHGKTSYGFDILLSSTNGPAFNAGRSIWLPGWLNAINENSNSLFLTIGPGDFLVHHAIALGLHTTTLILVKGALDARGSKLMPDKKDFGYSFPCDGPGRGGTCDISAWDAFYLAVFWMLNTIGWVTFYWHWKHITLWQGNVSQFNESSTYLMGWLRDYLWLNSSQLINGYNPFGMNSLSVWAWMFLFGHLVWATGFMFLISWRGYWQELIETLAWAHERTPLANLIRWRDKPVALSIVQARLVGLAHFSVGYIFTYAAFLIASTSGKFG, encoded by the coding sequence ATGGCATTAAGATTTCCAAGGTTTAGCCAAGGCTTAGCTCAGGACCCCACTACTCGTCGTATTTGGTTTGGTATTGCTACCGCGCATGACTTCGAGAGTCATGATGATATTACTGAGGAACGTCTTTATCAGAATATTTTTGCTTCTCACTTCGGGCAATTAGCAATAATTTTTCTGTGGACTTCCGGAAATCTCTTTCATGTAGCTTGGCAAGGAAATTTTGAGTCATGGGTACAGGACCCTTTACATGTAAGACCTATTGCTCATGCAATTTGGGATCCTCATTTTGGTCAACCGGCTGTAGAAGCTTTTACTCGAGGGGGTGCTCTTGGGCCAGTGAATATCGCCTATTCTGGTGTTTATCAGTGGTGGTATACAATCGGTTTACGAACTAATGAAGATCTTTATACTGGAGCTCTTTTTCTATTATTCATTTCTGCCATATCTTTAATAGCGGGTTGGTTACACTTACAACCGAAATGGAAACCAAGTGTTTCGTGGTTCAAAAATGCGGAATCTCGTCTCAATCATCATTTATCAGGACTCTTCGGCGTAAGTTCCTTGGCTTGGACAGGGCATTTAGTCCATGTCGCTATTCCTGCATCCAGAGGGGAATCCGTTCGATGGAATAATTTCTTAGATGTATTACCACATCCCCAAGGATTAGGCCCACTTTTTACAGGTCAGTGGAATCTTTATGCTCAAAATCCCGATTCAAGTAGTCATTTATTTGGTACCTCTCAAGGAGCAGGAACTGCCATTTTAACCCTTCTCGGGGGATTCCATCCACAAACCCAAAGTTTATGGTTGACTGATATGGCTCATCATCATTTAGCTATTGCATTTATTTTTCTCATTGCTGGGCATATGTATAGAACTAATTTTGGGATTGGGCACAGTATGAAAGATCTTTTAGATGCACATATCCCTCCGGGAGGGCGATTGGGGCGTGGGCATAAGGGCCTTTATGACACAATTAATAATTCGATTCATTTTCAATTAGGCCTTGCTCTAGCTTCTTTAGGGGTTATTACTTCTTTAGTAGCTCAACACATGTACTCTTTACCTGCTTATGCATTTATAGCACAAGACTTTACTACTCAAGCTGCGTTATATACTCATCACCAATACATCGCAGGATTCATCATGACAGGAGCTTTTGCTCATGGAGCTATATTTTTTATTAGGGATTACAATCCGGAACAGAATGAGGATAATGTATTGGCAAGAATGTTAGAACATAAAGAAGCTATCATATCTCATTTAAGTTGGGCCAGCCTCTTTTTGGGTTTTCATACCTTGGGACTTTATGTTCATAATGATGTCATGCTTGCCTTTGGTACTCCGGAGAAGCAAATCTTAATCGAACCTATATTTGCTCAATGGATACAATCTGCTCATGGTAAAACTTCATATGGGTTCGATATACTTTTATCTTCAACAAATGGCCCGGCATTCAATGCGGGTCGAAGCATATGGTTGCCGGGTTGGTTAAATGCTATTAATGAGAATAGTAATTCACTATTCTTAACAATAGGTCCTGGAGACTTTTTGGTTCATCATGCTATTGCTCTGGGTTTACATACAACTACGTTGATCTTAGTAAAAGGTGCGTTAGATGCGCGTGGTTCCAAATTAATGCCAGATAAAAAGGATTTCGGTTATAGTTTTCCGTGCGATGGGCCAGGACGAGGCGGTACTTGTGATATTTCGGCTTGGGACGCATTTTATTTGGCAGTTTTTTGGATGTTAAATACCATTGGATGGGTTACTTTTTATTGGCATTGGAAGCACATTACATTATGGCAGGGTAATGTTTCACAGTTTAATGAATCTTCCACTTATTTGATGGGCTGGTTAAGAGATTATTTATGGTTAAACTCTTCACAACTTATTAATGGATATAATCCTTTTGGTATGAATAGTTTATCAGTCTGGGCATGGATGTTTTTATTTGGACATCTTGTTTGGGCTACTGGATTTATGTTTTTAATTTCCTGGCGAGGTTATTGGCAGGAATTGATTGAAACTTTAGCATGGGCTCATGAACGCACACCTTTGGCTAATTTGATTCGTTGGAGAGATAAACCGGTGGCACTTTCCATTGTACAAGCAAGATTGGTTGGATTAGCCCACTTTTCTGTAGGTTATATATTTACTTATGCAGCTTTCTTGATTGCCTCTACATCAGGTAAATTTGGTTAA
- the psaA gene encoding photosystem I P700 apoprotein A1, with amino-acid sequence MIIRSPEPEVKILVDRDHIKTSFEEWARPGHFSRTIAKGPETTTWIWNLHADAHDFDSHTSDLEEISRKVFSAHFGQLSIIFLWLSGMYFHGARFSNYEAWLSDPTHIGPSAQVVWPIVGQEILNGDVGGGFRGIQITSGFFQIWRASGITSELQLYCTAIGALIFAALMLFAGWFHYHKAAPKLAWFQDVESMLNHHLAGLLGLGSLSWAGHQVHVSLPINQFLNAGVDPKEIPLPHEFILNRDLLAQLYPSFAEGATPFFTLNWSKYADFLTFRGGLDPVTGGLWLTDTAHHHLAIAILFLIAGHMYRTNWGIGHGLKDILEAHKGPFTGQGHKGLYEILTTSWHAQLSLNLAMLGSLTIVVAHHMYAMPPYPYLATDYGTQLSLFTHHMWIGGFLIVGAAAHAAIFMVRDYDPTTRYNDLLDRVLRHRDAIISHLNWACIFLGFHSFGLYIHNDTMSALGRPQDMFSDTAIQLQPVFAQWIQNTHALAPGATAPGATASTSLTWGGGDLVAVGGKVALLPIPLGTADFLVHHIHAFTIHVTVLILLKGVLFARSSRLIPDKANLGFRFPCDGPGRGGTCQVSAWDHVFLGLFWMYNAISVVIFHFSWKMQSDVWGSISDQGVVTHITGGNFAQSSITINGWLRDFLWAQASQVIQSYGSSLSAYGLFFLGAHFVWAFSLMFLFSGRGYWQELIESIVWAHNKLKVAPATQPRALSIVQGRAVGVTHYLLGGIATTWAFFLARIIAVG; translated from the coding sequence GTCATTTCTCAAGAACAATTGCTAAAGGTCCTGAAACTACCACTTGGATCTGGAACCTACATGCTGATGCTCACGATTTCGATAGCCATACCAGTGATTTGGAGGAGATCTCTCGAAAAGTATTTAGTGCGCATTTCGGTCAACTCTCCATCATCTTCCTTTGGCTGAGTGGCATGTATTTCCACGGTGCTCGTTTTTCCAATTATGAAGCATGGCTAAGCGACCCTACTCACATTGGGCCTAGTGCTCAGGTGGTTTGGCCAATAGTGGGCCAAGAAATATTAAACGGTGATGTGGGCGGGGGCTTCCGAGGAATACAAATAACCTCTGGGTTTTTTCAGATTTGGCGAGCATCTGGAATAACTAGCGAATTACAACTCTATTGTACCGCAATCGGTGCATTGATCTTTGCAGCGTTAATGCTTTTTGCTGGTTGGTTTCATTATCATAAAGCTGCTCCAAAACTGGCTTGGTTTCAAGATGTAGAATCCATGTTGAATCACCATTTAGCAGGGCTACTAGGGCTTGGGTCCCTTTCTTGGGCGGGACATCAAGTACATGTATCTTTACCGATTAACCAATTTCTAAACGCTGGAGTAGATCCTAAAGAAATACCGCTTCCTCATGAATTTATCTTGAATCGGGATCTTTTGGCTCAACTTTATCCCAGTTTTGCTGAGGGAGCAACCCCATTTTTCACTTTGAATTGGTCAAAATATGCGGACTTTCTTACTTTTCGTGGAGGATTAGACCCCGTAACTGGAGGTCTATGGCTAACCGATACTGCACACCATCATTTAGCTATTGCAATTCTTTTTCTAATAGCGGGTCACATGTATAGGACCAACTGGGGCATTGGTCATGGTCTAAAAGATATTTTAGAAGCTCATAAGGGTCCATTTACGGGTCAGGGCCATAAAGGCCTATATGAGATCCTAACAACGTCATGGCATGCTCAATTATCTCTTAACCTAGCTATGTTAGGCTCTTTAACCATTGTTGTAGCTCACCATATGTATGCCATGCCCCCTTATCCATATCTAGCTACTGACTATGGTACACAACTGTCATTGTTCACACATCATATGTGGATTGGTGGATTTCTCATAGTTGGTGCTGCTGCGCATGCAGCCATTTTTATGGTAAGAGACTATGATCCAACTACTCGATACAACGATCTATTAGATCGTGTTCTTAGACATCGCGATGCAATCATATCACATCTCAACTGGGCATGTATATTTCTGGGCTTTCACAGTTTTGGTTTGTATATTCATAATGATACCATGAGCGCTTTAGGGCGTCCTCAAGATATGTTTTCAGATACCGCTATCCAATTACAACCCGTCTTTGCTCAATGGATACAAAACACCCACGCTTTAGCACCTGGTGCAACGGCTCCTGGTGCAACAGCAAGCACCAGTTTAACTTGGGGGGGCGGTGATTTAGTAGCAGTGGGTGGCAAGGTAGCTTTGTTACCTATTCCATTAGGAACCGCGGATTTTTTGGTACATCATATTCATGCATTTACAATTCATGTGACGGTATTGATACTTCTGAAAGGTGTTCTATTTGCTCGTAGTTCCCGTTTGATACCGGATAAAGCAAATCTTGGGTTTCGTTTTCCTTGTGATGGGCCTGGAAGGGGGGGGACATGTCAAGTATCGGCTTGGGACCACGTCTTCTTAGGACTCTTCTGGATGTACAATGCAATTTCAGTAGTCATATTTCATTTCAGTTGGAAAATGCAGTCAGATGTTTGGGGCAGTATAAGCGATCAAGGAGTAGTAACTCATATCACGGGAGGAAACTTTGCGCAGAGTTCTATTACTATTAATGGGTGGCTCCGCGATTTCTTATGGGCACAGGCATCTCAGGTAATTCAGTCTTATGGTTCTTCATTATCCGCATATGGTCTTTTTTTCCTAGGTGCTCATTTTGTATGGGCTTTTAGTTTAATGTTTTTATTCAGTGGACGTGGTTATTGGCAAGAACTTATTGAATCCATCGTTTGGGCTCATAATAAATTAAAAGTTGCTCCTGCTACCCAGCCGAGAGCCTTAAGCATTGTACAAGGACGTGCTGTAGGAGTAACCCATTACCTTCTGGGTGGAATTGCCACAACATGGGCGTTCTTCTTAGCAAGAATTATTGCAGTAGGATAA